From the Octadecabacter antarcticus 307 genome, one window contains:
- the cobU gene encoding bifunctional adenosylcobinamide kinase/adenosylcobinamide-phosphate guanylyltransferase → MSLPKFILVLGGAASGKSSFAESLCFQSPKSRVYIATAQGFDNEMRAKISDHRSQRGPEWLTIEAPLNVASALSTCSAKQIVLLDCATLWLSNVLLADEDAAIASATLLAALATCPAQVIVVSNEVGHGIVPDNKLTRQFRNAQGRLNQLLAARADLVVQVTAGLPQTLKGEAGMLI, encoded by the coding sequence TTGTCCTTGCCGAAGTTCATTCTCGTCTTAGGTGGCGCCGCCTCTGGCAAATCTTCTTTCGCAGAATCTCTTTGTTTTCAATCGCCTAAATCACGGGTCTATATTGCGACTGCGCAGGGCTTTGATAATGAGATGCGCGCGAAAATTTCTGACCATCGCAGCCAACGGGGGCCGGAATGGTTAACGATCGAAGCCCCGCTGAACGTGGCATCAGCCCTGTCCACCTGCTCCGCTAAGCAAATCGTTCTGCTGGATTGTGCCACGCTGTGGCTGTCCAACGTCCTGCTCGCGGATGAAGACGCGGCAATCGCGAGTGCCACCCTTTTGGCGGCGTTGGCGACCTGCCCCGCGCAAGTGATTGTCGTCTCAAACGAGGTTGGTCATGGCATCGTTCCCGACAATAAACTCACCCGTCAATTCCGAAATGCGCAGGGGCGGCTGAACCAATTGTTGGCCGCGCGGGCTGATTTGGTCGTTCAAGTTACCGCCGGATTGCCTCAAACCCTCAAAGGTGAAGCGGGAATGTTAATATGA
- a CDS encoding RNA polymerase factor sigma-32 produces the protein MAINQSDDRALTRKAMKAELLDAETELALAYAWRDERDEQALHRLITAYMRLAISMASKFRRYGAPMNDLIQEASLGLMKAADKFDPDRGVRFSTYAVWWIKASIQDHVMRNWSMVRTGSTSSQKSLFFNLRRVQARLEREAMKRGETLDRHDMRQMIATEVGVPLRDVEMMEGRLSGSDFSLNATQSSEDEGREWIDALEDDGEQAAETVQNSHDTDTLRQWLLTALTALSDREQFIVRERKLRDAPRTLESLGTELGLSKERVRQLEAAAFGKMRKSLEGQSHEVHNFLA, from the coding sequence ATGGCGATCAATCAAAGCGACGATAGGGCATTGACCCGCAAAGCAATGAAAGCCGAACTTCTTGATGCCGAAACGGAGCTTGCACTTGCCTATGCGTGGCGTGACGAACGCGACGAACAAGCACTCCATCGGCTCATCACAGCGTACATGCGTTTGGCAATTTCGATGGCGTCAAAATTTAGACGCTACGGCGCGCCCATGAATGATCTGATCCAAGAGGCGTCGTTGGGATTGATGAAAGCCGCCGATAAATTTGACCCCGACCGCGGAGTGCGGTTTTCGACCTACGCTGTTTGGTGGATCAAGGCGTCGATCCAAGACCATGTGATGCGCAATTGGTCGATGGTGCGCACAGGATCCACGTCATCGCAAAAATCGTTGTTTTTCAATCTGCGCCGCGTTCAGGCCCGTCTGGAACGTGAAGCTATGAAGCGTGGGGAGACACTTGATCGCCACGACATGCGCCAGATGATTGCAACTGAAGTCGGCGTTCCACTGCGCGATGTTGAGATGATGGAAGGGCGTTTGAGCGGGTCAGACTTTTCCCTCAATGCAACCCAATCGAGCGAAGATGAGGGACGCGAGTGGATTGATGCGCTGGAAGACGACGGCGAACAAGCCGCTGAAACTGTGCAGAATTCCCATGATACAGACACGCTTCGACAGTGGCTTTTGACGGCCCTCACTGCGCTGAGCGACCGTGAACAATTCATTGTCCGAGAGCGTAAATTGCGCGATGCACCGCGCACATTGGAAAGCCTAGGCACAGAACTTGGCCTGTCCAAAGAACGGGTGCGCCAGCTCGAAGCGGCGGCATTTGGCAAGATGCGTAAAAGCCTTGAGGGGCAGAGCCACGAAGTTCACAACTTCCTCGCCTAA
- a CDS encoding glutathione S-transferase: protein MLYQLILGNRLYFSWSIAAYLMVEKFDLSDHFDIKIVHPEAEADVARFLKDIPPARTLPTMITPEGVVVSDSSAIAEELSSRFPDAQMWPSNPAARAMARTVAAEMHSSFGGLRGGWPVNLRHTFQGAVAPPNIERELDRLETIWANARAKTCADGPWLCGAYSLADAIFAPMASRLATYKFDTRPVTKSYVAAHLGDPAFRKWRADGLANDPVMPKFDLDLPFDDWPN, encoded by the coding sequence ATGTTATATCAGTTAATCCTCGGAAATCGCTTGTATTTCAGCTGGTCGATTGCGGCCTATCTCATGGTTGAAAAGTTCGACTTGTCTGACCATTTTGACATTAAAATCGTTCACCCAGAAGCTGAAGCCGATGTCGCGCGCTTTCTTAAAGACATCCCACCGGCGCGCACATTGCCCACGATGATCACCCCTGAAGGCGTTGTTGTATCAGACAGCTCTGCGATCGCAGAAGAACTTTCATCGCGATTTCCGGATGCGCAAATGTGGCCCAGCAACCCTGCCGCCCGGGCCATGGCACGAACCGTTGCTGCCGAAATGCATTCCAGTTTTGGTGGGCTGCGTGGCGGTTGGCCGGTGAACCTGCGCCATACCTTTCAGGGCGCCGTCGCCCCACCCAACATTGAAAGAGAACTCGACAGGTTAGAGACGATATGGGCTAATGCGCGTGCCAAAACCTGCGCAGATGGCCCGTGGTTGTGTGGCGCATACTCGCTCGCCGATGCAATTTTCGCACCGATGGCCAGCCGACTAGCCACTTACAAATTCGATACACGCCCCGTCACGAAATCCTACGTTGCGGCACATCTTGGCGATCCAGCCTTTCGGAAATGGCGCGCAGACGGATTGGCGAACGATCCTGTCATGCCAAAATTCGACCTCGACCTGCCATTCGATGACTGGCCCAACTAG
- a CDS encoding YifB family Mg chelatase-like AAA ATPase, translating to MVARAYTVAFEGVDARLVEVQCATSPGMPGFSIVGLPDKAVSEARDRVRASLSALSIALPSKRITINLSPADLPKEGSHFDLPIALALLAALDVIPLDKVAETVALGELSLDGTLVPVLGALPAAMAAAAENKALFCPYACGAEAAWVGAAAVYAPRTLAETLRHFTGQALLSPAEPGEVAPNPAGRDFADVKGQEKAKRALEIAATGRHHMLMVGSPGSGKSMLAARLPGILPPLNPTEALETSMIHSLAGLLSDGGIDRARPFREPHHTASMAAIVGGGRNAKPGEISLAHNGVLFMDEFPEYPRTVLETLRQPVESGEVVVARANAHVRYPCRFMLIAAANPCKCGYLADPIRSCARVPICGEEYMSRISGPLMDRFDLRIEVPPVAFSDLDLPQSGETSAVIAARVAAGRAVQTARFAGTSMRVNADLEGRALEDVATPDSDGKDLLLRVAERFGLSARGYHRVLRVARTIADLDGSADVRKPHVAEAAGYRLALSKEL from the coding sequence ATGGTGGCACGGGCCTACACAGTGGCCTTCGAGGGCGTGGATGCGCGTCTGGTCGAAGTGCAATGCGCGACGTCGCCCGGCATGCCAGGGTTTTCAATCGTCGGTCTGCCCGACAAGGCCGTTTCGGAAGCCCGCGACCGCGTGCGCGCCTCGCTGAGTGCGCTGTCCATCGCTCTGCCGTCCAAAAGGATCACCATAAACCTGTCGCCTGCGGATTTACCGAAAGAGGGCTCACATTTCGACCTGCCGATTGCGCTCGCCCTGCTGGCAGCCCTTGACGTAATCCCCCTCGATAAAGTTGCAGAAACCGTGGCTTTGGGGGAGCTTTCACTGGATGGTACGCTTGTTCCAGTCCTCGGCGCATTGCCTGCGGCCATGGCTGCAGCCGCAGAAAACAAAGCGCTTTTTTGCCCTTACGCCTGCGGAGCGGAAGCAGCATGGGTTGGCGCAGCCGCCGTCTACGCCCCGCGCACACTGGCCGAAACGCTGCGTCATTTTACGGGGCAAGCTCTGCTTTCCCCCGCTGAACCTGGCGAAGTCGCGCCTAATCCTGCGGGCCGCGATTTCGCGGATGTAAAGGGTCAGGAAAAGGCAAAACGCGCCTTGGAAATTGCCGCAACGGGGCGCCACCACATGCTTATGGTCGGCTCACCTGGGTCGGGTAAATCCATGCTGGCCGCCCGCCTGCCTGGGATTTTGCCACCACTGAACCCGACGGAGGCACTGGAAACGTCGATGATCCATTCGCTTGCCGGATTGCTCAGCGACGGCGGCATCGACCGCGCACGGCCCTTTCGCGAACCCCACCACACCGCATCCATGGCTGCAATTGTCGGGGGCGGACGCAATGCAAAGCCCGGTGAAATTTCGTTGGCACACAATGGTGTTTTGTTCATGGATGAATTTCCTGAATACCCACGCACTGTCCTCGAGACGTTGCGCCAGCCAGTTGAATCGGGCGAAGTTGTCGTTGCGCGCGCCAACGCGCATGTCCGTTACCCATGCCGATTTATGCTTATTGCTGCCGCAAATCCCTGCAAATGTGGATACTTAGCTGATCCAATACGCTCCTGCGCCCGCGTTCCGATCTGTGGCGAAGAATATATGTCACGCATTTCCGGCCCGCTGATGGACCGTTTTGATCTGCGCATTGAAGTCCCACCCGTCGCGTTTTCCGACCTTGATTTGCCGCAATCCGGCGAAACCTCGGCCGTGATTGCGGCGCGTGTGGCGGCAGGACGTGCGGTGCAAACTGCGCGGTTCGCGGGCACGTCCATGCGGGTAAACGCGGACCTTGAGGGCCGCGCCCTGGAAGACGTCGCAACACCGGACAGCGACGGAAAGGACCTGCTGTTGCGCGTCGCCGAACGCTTTGGCCTAAGCGCGCGCGGCTATCACCGCGTGTTGCGTGTGGCACGGACCATTGCAGATTTGGACGGATCAGCGGATGTTCGAAAACCCCATGTGGCAGAGGCCGCA
- the dut gene encoding dUTP diphosphatase, with protein MVTILFEWITGADATFGLPTYATAGAAGADLRANFEDHQTVTLDAGVRTLVPTGLRLAIPDGFEVQVRPRSGLALKHGITLPNSPGTIDSDYRGPLGVIVQNSGTEPFKITHGMRIAQMVVAPVVQATFTAGTVDETSRGADGFGSTGTT; from the coding sequence ATGGTCACGATCCTGTTTGAATGGATCACAGGTGCGGACGCAACGTTTGGCTTGCCAACCTACGCAACAGCAGGGGCTGCGGGCGCCGATCTGCGGGCGAATTTTGAGGATCATCAGACCGTTACATTGGACGCAGGTGTGCGAACTTTGGTGCCAACGGGCCTGCGGTTGGCCATTCCTGACGGGTTCGAAGTGCAGGTCAGGCCGCGATCTGGTTTGGCATTGAAACACGGCATCACGCTACCCAATAGTCCCGGCACAATCGACAGCGACTATCGTGGCCCACTTGGTGTGATTGTCCAAAACAGCGGCACCGAACCGTTTAAAATTACCCACGGTATGCGCATCGCGCAGATGGTGGTCGCGCCAGTTGTGCAGGCTACGTTTACAGCCGGAACTGTCGATGAAACGAGCCGTGGTGCGGACGGTTTTGGCTCGACCGGCACGACGTAA
- the coaBC gene encoding bifunctional phosphopantothenoylcysteine decarboxylase/phosphopantothenate--cysteine ligase CoaBC — translation MAGKKILLIIGGGIAAFKSLDLIRRLRERGHQVTPVLTKAAIEFVTPLSVSALAGEKVFQDLFDLNDEAEMGHIELSRAADLVVVAPATADLMAKMANGHANDLASTLLMATDKRVLIAPSMNVRMWDHAATQRNSVTLKKDGILICGPNKGDMACGEFGFGRMAEPMEIVASIEAAMNNGPLKGRHILVTSGPTHEPIDPVRYIANRSSGAQGSAIARALLGLGARVTFVTGPADVAAPIGVDLVEVQTAAQMLDAVQAVQNVDVGIFAAAVADWRIANASAQKIKKDGKGLPVLEFSENSDILAIVSASKTRPTLVVGFAAETQNVIENATAKRKRKGCDWIVANDVSPSTGIMGGSENDVVLITADGSEDWPPMGKDQVAQRLALKIAEALG, via the coding sequence ATGGCTGGCAAGAAAATTCTATTGATAATTGGCGGTGGCATTGCGGCGTTCAAATCGCTCGATCTGATCCGTCGGCTTCGCGAACGTGGGCATCAAGTGACACCAGTTTTGACAAAAGCAGCTATCGAGTTTGTGACACCGTTAAGCGTGTCTGCGCTTGCCGGCGAAAAGGTTTTTCAAGATTTGTTCGATCTCAACGATGAGGCAGAGATGGGCCACATCGAGCTTAGCCGCGCGGCGGATTTGGTTGTCGTCGCGCCTGCGACGGCGGACTTGATGGCAAAAATGGCCAATGGCCACGCCAACGACTTGGCGTCGACGTTGCTGATGGCGACTGACAAACGCGTGTTGATTGCCCCGTCGATGAACGTGCGGATGTGGGATCATGCTGCAACGCAGCGAAACTCGGTTACATTGAAAAAAGATGGTATTTTGATATGTGGCCCCAACAAAGGCGATATGGCCTGTGGCGAATTTGGTTTTGGCCGCATGGCGGAACCGATGGAAATTGTCGCTTCGATTGAGGCGGCAATGAATAACGGGCCGCTAAAAGGGCGGCACATTCTGGTGACATCCGGCCCAACCCATGAACCGATTGACCCGGTTCGTTACATTGCCAACCGGTCTTCCGGGGCACAAGGTTCCGCCATTGCACGGGCATTGCTGGGGCTTGGTGCGCGGGTCACTTTTGTCACTGGCCCCGCGGATGTCGCGGCCCCCATAGGCGTTGATCTGGTCGAGGTTCAGACTGCTGCGCAGATGTTGGATGCTGTGCAGGCCGTGCAAAATGTGGACGTCGGGATTTTCGCTGCGGCCGTGGCCGACTGGCGAATTGCGAATGCGTCTGCTCAGAAGATAAAAAAGGACGGCAAAGGTTTGCCCGTGCTGGAATTCTCTGAAAATTCAGACATCTTGGCGATAGTTTCTGCGTCCAAAACCCGTCCGACCCTTGTGGTTGGTTTTGCCGCAGAAACGCAGAACGTGATCGAAAACGCGACGGCCAAACGTAAACGCAAAGGCTGCGACTGGATCGTCGCCAACGACGTGTCGCCAAGCACTGGCATCATGGGTGGGTCAGAAAATGATGTGGTCTTGATCACAGCCGACGGGTCCGAAGATTGGCCGCCCATGGGCAAGGATCAGGTCGCACAACGCCTGGCCCTGAAAATCGCAGAGGCACTAGGCTGA
- a CDS encoding histidine phosphatase family protein — translation MTIIYWVRHAPTHEQAFVGHRDVPADLSDTAQIARLDAMLPHDALVVSSDLSRCVDTATAIQGSRTRLPHRIGLREFDFGAWDGLHFSEVAEKWPDLSREYWENPGDIAPPRGESWNIAAARVTADIVAVTAQNPRRDIIAVAHFGAILSQVAQAAGISPYRALSHRIDNYSVTEIQMLPAWGVARINHIP, via the coding sequence ATGACGATCATATATTGGGTCCGCCATGCGCCGACCCACGAGCAGGCGTTTGTCGGTCATCGTGACGTGCCGGCAGACTTGTCCGATACGGCCCAAATCGCGCGTCTTGATGCCATGTTGCCGCACGACGCGCTTGTTGTTTCGTCCGACCTTTCGCGGTGCGTGGACACCGCAACCGCCATCCAAGGCAGCCGCACCCGCCTGCCCCACCGCATAGGGTTGCGCGAATTTGATTTTGGCGCATGGGACGGTTTACACTTTTCCGAAGTGGCTGAAAAATGGCCTGATCTGTCCCGTGAATATTGGGAAAATCCAGGCGACATTGCCCCGCCGCGCGGCGAAAGTTGGAACATCGCAGCAGCCCGTGTAACCGCAGATATCGTTGCTGTTACAGCCCAAAATCCACGCCGTGACATCATCGCTGTCGCGCACTTTGGTGCCATCCTTAGCCAAGTTGCGCAGGCCGCTGGCATTTCGCCATACCGCGCCCTTTCACACCGGATCGACAATTATTCTGTGACGGAAATACAGATGCTTCCCGCATGGGGCGTCGCCCGTATCAATCACATCCCGTGA